The genomic segment CGTACCGGCGGTCAAGCCTTTGATGAGCGCACGGTGGATGAACGTCGTCTGCCCGTTATCTGTAAAGGACTCTTCGGCGGCGGGCAAGGTGCGGACCGTCTCGTCGCCGTTGACGCGATAGTCGACGACTGCGTCCGGCTCAGACACGGCCGATTGCCACATGATCGTCCGCGACGTCGTACTGTCGGCTGTAATTACTTGACGGATATTTACGGCGTCGACGGCGTCCAATAATTCGTAATGAGCGGCTGCAGCCTTTGTCGCCCGCAACGTCTGTTGTGTGACCGTTTTGGCGCCGGGGACAAACAGGTAGGTGCCGACGGCGGCTATGACGGCGACGGCGGCCAGGCTCAAATAAGTTCGTTTGGAAAGGAAGACCAATAAGATGCACCTTCTTCGTATGAAATGGGGGATATAACGTATTATAAAACAGCGTACCCCGGCGGCGTCAAGCAGTGGAACCATGCTTGTTTACAATGACCGGCCATGCCTTGACAGCAGCGGCGGAAAGGCGCTAAAATATGGCATATACAGTAATGTCTATGAACGGGAGTAAGTACCGATATTTCACCCCTTTGCAGCGAGTCGGCGGCAGTGAGAGCCCGACAGGAAGCAATATTGGGAATGGGCCCGGGAGATGCGGCCCGAAGTCAGTAGGCGCCGCCGGCGTTCCGTCGTTACGGGATGAAACACACGCAAGTGTGTGAGCCGGGCTTTGCGCCAACCGGGGTGGTACCGCGGAAACTATTCCTTTCGTCCCTTTTTTGGGGATGGAAGCTTTTTTTTTAGGAGGAATTACGATGTCAATTATTTTTTCCGGCATTCAGCCGAGCGGAAATCTTACGTTGGGAAATTATCTGGGAGCACTGCGGAATTTTGCCAAAGTGCAAGACGGCAATGAATGTTATTATTGCGTTGTCAATCAACATGCTATTACGGTGCCGCAAGATCCGCAAATGCTTCATGCGAGAACACGCCAGCTGGCGGCTATCTATCTGGCTGCCGGGCTGGATCCGGATCAATCGACGCTTTTCGTGCAGTCCGAGGTTCCTGAGCATGTGCAGCTCGGCTGGATCATGACGACCTTGTCCTATGTCGGCGAATTGGAACGCATGACGCAGTATAAAGATAAGGCGGCGAAGCGGGGAGATTCCATTCCTGCGGGGCTGTTGACCTATCCGCCGTTGATGGCGGCAGATATCCTCTTGTATCAGACCGAACTCGTACCTGTCGGCGATGATCAGAAACAACATATGGAAATTACCCGCGATTTGGCGCAGCGGTTTAATCGCCTTTACGGTGAAGTCTTCACGATTCCCGATATTCTGCTCGCCCACGACGGAACGCGCGTCATGAGTCTGCAAGAGCCGACGAAGAAGATGAGCAAATCCGATGAGAATCAGACGGCGACGATCTACCTTCTCGACGAGCCGAAGGACATCGAAAAGAAGATCAAGCGGGCGCAGACGGATAGTGAAAATGCCGTTCGCTATGACGTCAAGGCCAAACCGGGCATTTCCAATCTGATGGACATCTACGCGGCCGTTACGGATCAGTCGCATGAGGAAATCGAAGCGGCTTACGCGGGAAAAGGCTACGGCTCGTTCAAGAAGGACGTTGCCGACGCCGTCATTTCCGTTCTTGAACCGATCCAGCAGCGCTACGCCGCGTTGGTGGCGACGCCCGAACTGGACGATGTGCTGACGAAAGGAGCTGCCAAAGCCCATGCCAAAGCGGCTGCAACGTATGAAAACGTTATCCGCGCCATGGGGCTGTACCGGTAAGAAGCGATGAAAAGTCATTTTTTTGCTATCCTGGGGCGGATGAAATTCATTCGCCGTTGGAGCCTGATGCGGAATACGGAGGAAGAGAACATTCAGGAACACACGCTCCAAACGGCAATGATCGCCTATCACCTCTGTCTCCTGCGCAATACCTATTTCGGCGGCAAAACGGATCCGGCCAGAGCGGCCGTCTTGGCGATGTATCATGACGTGGCCGAAGTTTTTACAGGCGACATGCCGACACCTGTCAAGTATTTTAATCCCCTGATGCGCCGTACGTACGGCGAAGTGGAACGATTGGCACAAGAACGGCTGCTGCAAACGCTGCCGGTCGAGCTGCAGGACGCTTATGAACCGCTTATTTGCCGGGCTGAAGACGACGTCCTGTGGCCTTTGGTAAAGGCTGCCGATACCCTCAGCGCGTATGTGAAGTGCCTTCAGGAAAAGAATGCCGGCAACCGTGAATTCAATGCAGCTTATGTGACGATCGGCGAAAAGCTGCAAAGTCTCAAGATGCCTGAAGTTGACCTGTTTCTGCGTGACTATGCGCCGAGCTTTCTGTTGTCCGTCGATGAGATCAACGGCGGTAATGATGCGTAAGTCAATGTAAGTCGGGGAGGATCCTTTCAATGACACTCAGTTTGTTTTGGTCCCGTTATCTCGTTGAGCTTCACGCGGAGCATCTTCGCAAGATTGATGAAGAATACCGCTTTTTAATAGCCAAGGAGAAATGGTCATGGTTTGTTTCCAAGATTCCTGAAGACATACAAATCCGTATTTTGCGCGGTCACAATCACGGTCCGTCGTCCTGGACCTGCCGCATGTGGCTTAATCAGATGCTGGCGTGGTTGAAAGAAGATAAGCCGCAGGCTGTATATGAGGCGGTTGCGGCGCGAATCCGCGAGCTCGATAATAAAGGCGCCGATTATTTTGAAAAAACAGCGGCCCGCAGCCTTTCGCAAGAAGAGCTTGCCGCCTTTCGCAAGGCCGGTTATTTTTTATGCGATCAGCAGCGGCAGACAGAATATTGAGGAGGTAAAGAGATGAACAGAAAGCGCGTACGGCAGTGGATGCAGCGGCTTTGTCTGCTCCTTCTCTGCCTTTTATTGGCGCCCTTCGCTTATGCTGCCGGAGATGTGCATGTTATTGCCATTGACGGAGAAATAGACGGCACCCAGGTCGCTTTGGTGCAGCGTGTATTGGCCGATGCGGCGGACAATGATGACGCCGCCGTCGTCGTGTCGGTCAACACGCTCGGCGGCAGGGTGGACAGTGCTTTGAAGATTCGCGATGCGTTGCAGCAGGCGTCGATACCGACGATCGCGTATATTCCTTCGCGAGCCTGGTCGGCAGGTGCGCTGATTGCCCTTTCGTGCCGGCATATTGTGATGGCGCCCGGCAGCAGCATCGGGGCGGCGGAGCCGATTCCCGACACGGAAAAAAATATTGCCGCCTTACGGGCGGAGTTTGCCGCGACTGCAGGCCGGACCGGCCACAATCCCCGCGTCGCCGAAGCGATGGTCGATAAAACCTTGGGATTCCCAGGCTATGCCGAACCGGGGCAATTGCTTTCGCTGACGGACAGGCAGGCGGCGGACCTGGATATTTCTGAAGGCAGTGCTGCCGATGTCGGCGCCGCTCTGGGCCTTTTCAGCCTGGGCGACGCACGGCTGATCTATGAGGAACGCGGCCTTCGTGACGGAGCCGTCGGCGTTTTGCAATATGAATATGTGCGCATGGTGCTGGTTGCGCTTATTTTGATGGCGATTCTGGCCGAAATCAAGACGGCCGGCATCGGCGCCGGTCTGGTTACGGCCGTGTTGTTGGGCGCGATGCTTTTTGTCAGCGGCGACGGCTCCTTTGCCGATTCGCTGAAAATCGGCGCGGCCTTTATCGGCTCGCTGGTTCTTATCGCGCTGGAGCTCGTTACGCCGGGAGTCGGTATTTTCGGCATCAGCGGCGTTATACTGTTGTTCGCCAGTCTGTTCTACCTGCTGGGGGCTACGGCGGAAGCGGTCTATCTTTTGGCCTGCGCTGTCCTTATTGCGGCGATTTTCTTTGTCCTCGTCGGCCGCCGGCTGCCGCAGAGCAGACTGCTTAATAAATTGGCGCTAAAAGACCGTTCGACGAAGGAAAAGGGATATTCCTCGCAAGAGGACAAAAGCCGTTTTCTCCATCAAGAGGGAACGACGATCACGATCTTGCGCCCTGCCGGTACGATCCGTATCGGCAAAGAACGGGTTGATGCCGTTACGGACGGCGCGTTCATCGACAGGGACACGCCGGTTCGCGTCGTTCGTATCGACGGCGGCTGCGTCGTCGTAGAGCCTAGTGTGAAAGATTGTTAAGGAGGAGGGAATTCTATGTCACTCATTTCATTTTTGGCAGTGCCGATCATCGTCATCATCGCGGCGGTCGTCATTATCTCGTTGTTTCTCCATTTCGTACCGCTCGGGCTTTGGATTTCAGCGATGGCCGCCGGCGTTTCCGTCGGGATCGTCAATCTGATCGGCATGCGCCTGCGGCGTGTCGTGCCGTCAAAAATTATTTTGCCGCTAGTAAAATCGAATAAAGCCGGTCTCGATATCAACGTCAATCAGTTGGAAGCCCATTACCTGGCCGGCGGCGATGTGGATCGCGTTGTCGACGCCTTGATTGCAGCTCATCGAGCGGCCATGTCGCTCACTTTTGAACGGGCCTGCGCCATCGATTTGGCAGGTCGTGATGTCCTGGAAGCGGTGCAGATGAGCGTTAATCCGAAGGTTATCGAAACGCCGTTTATATCGGCAGTGGCGCAAAACGGGATTGAGTTGAAAGTACGGGCCCGTGTAACCGTTCGTGCCAATATCGACCGTCTCGTCGGCGGCGCCGGAGAAGCGACGGTCATCGCCCGCGTCGGCGAGGGGATCGTTACCAGCGTCGGCTCGGCGAGCGATCATTCGGAGGTTCTGGAAAATCCCGATGAAATCTCAAAAACGGTTTTAAATAAGGGGCTCGACGCCGGCACGGCGTTTCAGATCTTGTCCATTGATATTGCCGATGTCGATGTGGGACGCAATATCGGCGCCAGATTGCAGACCGACCAGGCCGAAGCCGATAAGCAGATCGCGCAGGCAAAGGCCGAAGAACGGCGGGCCATGGCTGTGGCCAAGGAACAGGAAATGCACGCCTACACGCAGGAAATGCAGGCGAAAGTCGTGGAAGCACAGGCCGCCGTGCCGTTGGCGTTGGCGCAGGCCCTGAAAGACGGCAATATGGGCGTTATGGATTACTATACGATGAATAATGTCTTGGCCGATACGAAGATGCGTACGGCAGTTGCCGATGCGGGCATGCCGCCGGTACAGGGCGGAGAGATCAGGACGAAAACGACACATGCGAATCGCGAAGAAGATTAGGAGGGCTTATGGAGTGGATCTGGTTGGTCATTCTCTTTATCGCCTTCTCTGCCTTGCCTGACTTGCTGCGCAAAAAACGCCGCTACAAACCGCGGCAAGTGCCGACGCCAAGGCCGCGACAGGACGCGGAGAAGGATGCCGCCGCGCGGCGCGAAGGGCCGCAGCCTGAAAGCAGACGGCCGGCGCCGTTGCACGTGTCGGACGAGGCGCCTGCCGAAAGGGCGGGACGATCGCCGCAGACAGAAGTAAGCGCGGTGACGGTACAATCGCAAACGACGGCGGTCAAGACCTTGCGCGAAGTCGCTTCCGAACAGGCTTGGAGCCGCCTGACACCGCCACATCGCGCACTTTACAGCGGCCTCATCTGGTCGGAGTTGTGGCAGCCGCCGGTGGCTGTACGGAGAAAGAGGAAGTAAATTATGATTGAAGAAAGACGGCTTACCATAAAAGGAATCCCCTGCCTGTCCGTTGTTGCCGATACGGCACCGAAGGGCGTGATCATTTTTTATCACGGCTGGTCGTCAACGAAGGAACTGCAGTCCCTTCGCGGCCGGATATTGGCGGCTTACGGGTATGATGTCCTGATTCCCGAAGCGGTCCATCACGGCGAACGGGGGACGATCGATTACACGGCGCCGGAAGCTTATGCGCTGTTTTGGAAAACGATCTTGCAGAATGTGGAAGAAGCGGGATGTCTTCTCGATTATATCGGCGGAGCATATCCCGACTTGCCGGTTTTTGTCATGGGGCATTCGCTCGGCGGTTTTTCCGCCTTAGGCGTGCTGACTTGGCAGGAACGGGTGCAGGCCGCCGTCGCGCTCAACGGTTCAGGCTGGTGGAACGAGTCGGAACGACGCTTTCGTTCGGCGCTGCATATAGATATTCCCGAAGGATACGAAGCGCTGCTGGCAGAAATCGATCGGTATGATCCGTATGGGCATACAGAACGGTTGGCAGGAAAAGCCGTTCTGGCTCTGCATGGCGGCAGTGATCCTACGGTGGATAAGGAGGCGCAGCTCCTGTTTGTTGAGAAACTGCGGCGGCAAGGACTGGCGTGCAGCCTGATCCTTTACGAGGGCTTGGGGCATTTCGTTACAACCAATATGTTGGGCGATGCCTTGTCCTGGCTGGAAACGATATAAATAAAAACATGCCATTTGCTGCAATTGCAGCAAATGGCATGTTTTTATTGCCGTCGGTAACGGCTGTAGGCGGCGCAGTGCGCATAAAGATTGGAGTGCAAAGAGCTGATTATGATGATAAAGAGGCGCTTCCGGCAGTCTTGACGAGAAAGAATGCGCCGCACTTATTTGGGCATAGGGCAGGAAGGGAAATTAAGAATGATTTTTTAAAAGATACGGATCGCACAGGGTGACTAACGTCTGTATCCGGTATCAACAGCGTGTGTTTTTATTGACAGTGAAAGATGAATGTGATATTCTTTTTTAGCAAACGCGGATGGTTTGCATTTGCAATTTTAAAAAGACAAAGGGAGATGATGATCTTGAAAAAATGGATCACGGCGCTGTTGGGAGCCGCATTAATGGTAACGATGCTGGCAGGTTGCGGCCAAGACGGTGCCAACGCGGATAAGGCCCAGTCGGGCGAAAAGCTGCAGGTAGCCGTAAGTTTTGACGCCGTAGGGGAATTTGTCAAAGCTGTCGGCAAAGATAAAGTGACGGTTAAGACGATTATTCCTGCCGGAACGGAACCCCATGAGTTTGAACCGACGACAAAAAGCCTGAAGGATATGGCCGGCGCCAAGGTGTTTGTGTATAACGGTTTGGGAATGGAAAGCTGGAAGGACAAAGCCGTCGAGGCGGCAGGCAACGATAAATTGATACAAGTCGACGCGTCCAAGGGCGTTCAGCCGATAGTCAATGAAGATGAAGAAGAAATCAAAGAACATGGGCAGTATGATCCTCACTGCTGGCTAAGCCTTTCCTGCGCGCAGATCGAAGTCCGCAATATTGCCGACGGATTGATCCAGGCGGACCCGAAAAATAAAGATTTTTATGAAAAAAATGCGCAAGAATATATGGCGCAGCTGAAAGCGTTGCAAGACGAATATGTAGGCAAGTTCCAACATGTGCAGAAGAAACAATTCGTGACCGGTCATGCGGCGTTCGCCTATTTGTGCCGTGATTTCGGCTTGGAACAGAATAGCGTTGAAGATGTTTTTGCCGCAGGTGAGCCGAGTAGCCAGCAGTTGGCCGAATTGACCGATTATTGCCGCAGAAATCAGGTAACTACCATTTTTGCCGAAGACATGGTCAGCCCTGCCGTTTCCGAAACGCTGGCCAAGGAAGTCGGCGCTAAGGTGGAACCGATCGAAACGATGGAAAGCAATGAAAAGGGAGAGTCGTATTTGGATCGGATGAAAGAAAACTTGGAAAAGATTTATACCAGTTTAAAATAATCGATTTATTAAGGAGTTTTACGTAAAGAGAGTCCTGCGCAGTCGTTTTATGTGCCGGAATGCGGCCCGTACACGGCACGTTCAGGTGTCGCGGCGCTGCCGTAAACAGCGAAGAAACGAGGTTCACGAAGAGAGTGGCTCCCAGGCGGAGCGGCTCTCTTTTGTTTGACCTGCTGCGACAGGAATTTGGAGAAGCGGGAGGGTCGATATGGGGCGAAGAGATTTTTTGAAAAGGACAGCGATGGTCTTGGCCGCTGTCATGGCATTCCCCCTGACAGCATCGGCAAAGGGAGGCACGGGGCGAAGACGCGTCAAAGCGCCGCCTGTCGTCAAAACCGAGTTGGCATTCAGCGAAAAGCTGATACGCCGCCGCATGACGTCAATGATCATCATCCACCACGCCGGCGGGCCGGATCGGGACGTCGGTGCCGCCGACATACATGCCTGGCATTTGGCGAACAAATGGGCCGGTGTCGGCTATCATTTCATCGTCAGGAAAGACGGCACGATCGAAGCCGGCAGACCCATGGATATGGTCGGCGCCCATTGCCTGGGCGCTAATGATGTCTCCGTCGGTATCTGCGCCGCCGGAAACTTTGAAACGGCGAAGCCTTCGGCGGCGCAGCTGCAGTCTGTCGCCAATTTAACGGCATATCTTTGTGATCGCTATGATTTGGAACCGAGCCGGCGCACTATCGTCGGCCATCGCGATCTTTGCCGTACAGAATGCCCCGGTAATAATCTGTATGGGCGACTGCCGGCAATACGGCAGGGCGTCCGCCGGTTTTTTGCAGATATGCGTTGAAAACGAAATGAAGCGGGAACGGAATAGAAGAGCGGCCTTGTCAGCGAGGCCACTCTTTTCGTTTTATGCTA from the Megasphaera vaginalis (ex Bordigoni et al. 2020) genome contains:
- a CDS encoding metal ABC transporter substrate-binding protein, translated to MLKKWITALLGAALMVTMLAGCGQDGANADKAQSGEKLQVAVSFDAVGEFVKAVGKDKVTVKTIIPAGTEPHEFEPTTKSLKDMAGAKVFVYNGLGMESWKDKAVEAAGNDKLIQVDASKGVQPIVNEDEEEIKEHGQYDPHCWLSLSCAQIEVRNIADGLIQADPKNKDFYEKNAQEYMAQLKALQDEYVGKFQHVQKKQFVTGHAAFAYLCRDFGLEQNSVEDVFAAGEPSSQQLAELTDYCRRNQVTTIFAEDMVSPAVSETLAKEVGAKVEPIETMESNEKGESYLDRMKENLEKIYTSLK
- the yfbR gene encoding 5'-deoxynucleotidase, with translation MKSHFFAILGRMKFIRRWSLMRNTEEENIQEHTLQTAMIAYHLCLLRNTYFGGKTDPARAAVLAMYHDVAEVFTGDMPTPVKYFNPLMRRTYGEVERLAQERLLQTLPVELQDAYEPLICRAEDDVLWPLVKAADTLSAYVKCLQEKNAGNREFNAAYVTIGEKLQSLKMPEVDLFLRDYAPSFLLSVDEINGGNDA
- a CDS encoding NfeD family protein, encoding MNRKRVRQWMQRLCLLLLCLLLAPFAYAAGDVHVIAIDGEIDGTQVALVQRVLADAADNDDAAVVVSVNTLGGRVDSALKIRDALQQASIPTIAYIPSRAWSAGALIALSCRHIVMAPGSSIGAAEPIPDTEKNIAALRAEFAATAGRTGHNPRVAEAMVDKTLGFPGYAEPGQLLSLTDRQAADLDISEGSAADVGAALGLFSLGDARLIYEERGLRDGAVGVLQYEYVRMVLVALILMAILAEIKTAGIGAGLVTAVLLGAMLFVSGDGSFADSLKIGAAFIGSLVLIALELVTPGVGIFGISGVILLFASLFYLLGATAEAVYLLACAVLIAAIFFVLVGRRLPQSRLLNKLALKDRSTKEKGYSSQEDKSRFLHQEGTTITILRPAGTIRIGKERVDAVTDGAFIDRDTPVRVVRIDGGCVVVEPSVKDC
- a CDS encoding alpha/beta fold hydrolase, yielding MIEERRLTIKGIPCLSVVADTAPKGVIIFYHGWSSTKELQSLRGRILAAYGYDVLIPEAVHHGERGTIDYTAPEAYALFWKTILQNVEEAGCLLDYIGGAYPDLPVFVMGHSLGGFSALGVLTWQERVQAAVALNGSGWWNESERRFRSALHIDIPEGYEALLAEIDRYDPYGHTERLAGKAVLALHGGSDPTVDKEAQLLFVEKLRRQGLACSLILYEGLGHFVTTNMLGDALSWLETI
- a CDS encoding peptidoglycan recognition family protein; amino-acid sequence: MGRRDFLKRTAMVLAAVMAFPLTASAKGGTGRRRVKAPPVVKTELAFSEKLIRRRMTSMIIIHHAGGPDRDVGAADIHAWHLANKWAGVGYHFIVRKDGTIEAGRPMDMVGAHCLGANDVSVGICAAGNFETAKPSAAQLQSVANLTAYLCDRYDLEPSRRTIVGHRDLCRTECPGNNLYGRLPAIRQGVRRFFADMR
- the trpS gene encoding tryptophan--tRNA ligase codes for the protein MSIIFSGIQPSGNLTLGNYLGALRNFAKVQDGNECYYCVVNQHAITVPQDPQMLHARTRQLAAIYLAAGLDPDQSTLFVQSEVPEHVQLGWIMTTLSYVGELERMTQYKDKAAKRGDSIPAGLLTYPPLMAADILLYQTELVPVGDDQKQHMEITRDLAQRFNRLYGEVFTIPDILLAHDGTRVMSLQEPTKKMSKSDENQTATIYLLDEPKDIEKKIKRAQTDSENAVRYDVKAKPGISNLMDIYAAVTDQSHEEIEAAYAGKGYGSFKKDVADAVISVLEPIQQRYAALVATPELDDVLTKGAAKAHAKAAATYENVIRAMGLYR
- the floA gene encoding flotillin-like protein FloA (flotillin-like protein involved in membrane lipid rafts) — encoded protein: MSLISFLAVPIIVIIAAVVIISLFLHFVPLGLWISAMAAGVSVGIVNLIGMRLRRVVPSKIILPLVKSNKAGLDINVNQLEAHYLAGGDVDRVVDALIAAHRAAMSLTFERACAIDLAGRDVLEAVQMSVNPKVIETPFISAVAQNGIELKVRARVTVRANIDRLVGGAGEATVIARVGEGIVTSVGSASDHSEVLENPDEISKTVLNKGLDAGTAFQILSIDIADVDVGRNIGARLQTDQAEADKQIAQAKAEERRAMAVAKEQEMHAYTQEMQAKVVEAQAAVPLALAQALKDGNMGVMDYYTMNNVLADTKMRTAVADAGMPPVQGGEIRTKTTHANREED